From the Trueperaceae bacterium genome, the window CGTCGCGTACCGGGGCGAAGCCGTGGTGGGACCGCCGCCCGGCGTGGCGATGGTCTTCCAGAGCTTCGCCCTCCTCCCGTGGCTCACCGTGCTCGGGAACGTGGAGCTGGGCCTCCAGGCGCTCGGCGCGAGCAGGGAAGAGACGCGGGCGCGCGCCATGGAAGCCATCGACCTCATCGGCCTCGACGGCTTCGAGCAGGCCTTCCCCCGCGAGCTCTCCGGCGGCATGCGCCAGCGCGTGGGGATCGCGCGGGCCCTCGTCGTCCACCCTGAGGTCCTGCTGATGGACGAGCCGTTCTCCGCCCTCGACGTGCTCACGGCCGAGGCGCTACGCGGGGAGCTCCTCGAGCTCTGGTCGACGGGCCGCCTGCCCACCTCCGTCATCGTCCTCGTCACCCACAACATCGAGGAGGCCGTCCTCATGTGCGACCGCGTCCTGGTCTTCGCCAGCCGGCCCGGCCGGGTGGCGGCGGAGGTCGCCGTCGACCTGCCCCACCCCCGCGACAAGACCGACCCGCGCTTCGGGAGGCTCGTCGAACGCCTCTACTCCGAGCTCGCCGGGCTCACCGTGCCGCGTGCGGCTACGCCACCCGCCGGTGTCCAGGAGCTCTTCCGGCACCTTCCGCACGCCTCGCCCGGCCTGATGGCCGGCCTCATCGAGGCGCTGGTCGAGCGCCCGTACTCGGGCCATGCCGACCTGCCGGTGTTCGCGCACGCGCTGCGCATGGAGGTCGACGACCTCTTCCCGGCGGCGGAGGCTCTGCAGCTGCTAGGGTTCGTGCGCTTGGAAGGGGGCGACATGATCATCACCGGCGCCGGGAGGCGGTTCGAGGAAGCCGATGGGGACGACCGCAAGGCCCTGTTCGCGGAGGCCCTCGTCGGCCGCGTGCCCCTGGTCGCCCACCTCCTCGAGGTCCTGGAGGCGGCTCCCGAGCATCGCGCCCCTTACGGGAAGCTGCTGACTGAGCTGGAGCAGGGGCTCGCCCCGCACGCTGCCGAGGAGACGTTGCGCACGGCGATCACCTGGAGCCGCTACGCCGAGCTCGTCGAGTACGACGACGGCACCCGGACTCTCGGCTTGGAGAAGGAGCCGGTGTGAACGCCGCCTGGAGCAGGGCGCTCGTCCGGGCCTTCAAGGAGCCCGTCAACGCCCTCACCCACCTGGCCGGCGCCGTCCTGGCCGTCGGGGCCACGGTAGCGCTGGCGGTCCTGGCGCGGGGCGACGCCATGGCGGTGGCGGCGTTCCTGGTCTTCGGCGCGACCTCCGTGCTGCTGTTCACGGCGAGCACCCTCCTGCACGCCGTGCGCGCCGGGCCCGGCGCCGAGCGGTGGTTGAGGCGCTTCGATCATGGAGCCATCTACCTGCTCATCGCGGGCTCCTACACCCCCATCACGCTGGTGGCCCTGCAGCCCCAGCGCGCCACTTTGGGCTGGTGGCTGTTCGCGCTCGTCTGGCTCTGCGCCGTCGGCGGCCTCGTGTTCAAGACGTTCTGGCTGAACGCCCCGCGCTGGCTCAGCACGGCCCTCTACCTCGCCATGGGCTGGCTCGTCGTCCTCGCGATCGTGCCCGTGGCAAGGTCGCTCGGCACGGCGAACACCGTCTGGCTCGGTCTCGGCGGGCTGTTCTACAGCGTGGGCGCGGTGATCTACGCGCTCAAGCGACCCCGCCTGTGGCCGGGCGTGTTCGGCTTCCACGAGCTCTGGCACCTGTTCGTGCTGGCGGGCTGGGGCTGCCACCTCGTGATGATGGTGCGCTTAGGCGTCGGCGTATGACCCATGCGCGGCCGGCGCGACACACCCTATAACCCGCGTATAACCCGCACCGCCCTAGGCTGCCCCATGCCAGGCTCGGCGGGCCGCG encodes:
- a CDS encoding hemolysin III family protein, with the protein product MNAAWSRALVRAFKEPVNALTHLAGAVLAVGATVALAVLARGDAMAVAAFLVFGATSVLLFTASTLLHAVRAGPGAERWLRRFDHGAIYLLIAGSYTPITLVALQPQRATLGWWLFALVWLCAVGGLVFKTFWLNAPRWLSTALYLAMGWLVVLAIVPVARSLGTANTVWLGLGGLFYSVGAVIYALKRPRLWPGVFGFHELWHLFVLAGWGCHLVMMVRLGVGV
- a CDS encoding nitrate/sulfonate/bicarbonate ABC transporter ATP-binding protein, which gives rise to MEMADMEIVRLAGVGKTFARPGAQPLVVLEGVSLTLRRGEIVGIVGRSGSGKSTLLRVIAGLTQATAGSVAYRGEAVVGPPPGVAMVFQSFALLPWLTVLGNVELGLQALGASREETRARAMEAIDLIGLDGFEQAFPRELSGGMRQRVGIARALVVHPEVLLMDEPFSALDVLTAEALRGELLELWSTGRLPTSVIVLVTHNIEEAVLMCDRVLVFASRPGRVAAEVAVDLPHPRDKTDPRFGRLVERLYSELAGLTVPRAATPPAGVQELFRHLPHASPGLMAGLIEALVERPYSGHADLPVFAHALRMEVDDLFPAAEALQLLGFVRLEGGDMIITGAGRRFEEADGDDRKALFAEALVGRVPLVAHLLEVLEAAPEHRAPYGKLLTELEQGLAPHAAEETLRTAITWSRYAELVEYDDGTRTLGLEKEPV